In a single window of the Campylobacter iguaniorum genome:
- the nikR gene encoding nickel-responsive transcriptional regulator NikR, with amino-acid sequence MNKEDRIIRFSISLPEQLLSELDKMIYARNYASRSEFTRDLIREKIVKDSWSHDNEELIGVLTIIYDHHQGELMSRKMNIEHDANVNIICTNHIHVDHHNCLENMVLKGFANDIEKFSDSIAGLKGVKFSKLVRAAVPKH; translated from the coding sequence ATGAATAAAGAAGATAGGATAATAAGGTTTAGTATCTCTCTTCCAGAGCAGCTTTTAAGTGAGCTTGATAAGATGATATATGCAAGAAATTACGCCAGTAGAAGTGAGTTTACAAGAGATCTTATCAGAGAAAAGATAGTCAAAGACAGCTGGTCGCACGACAATGAAGAGCTAATTGGCGTCCTAACCATAATCTACGATCATCATCAAGGTGAGCTTATGAGCAGAAAAATGAATATCGAGCACGACGCAAATGTCAATATAATTTGCACGAATCATATTCACGTAGATCATCATAACTGCTTGGAAAATATGGTTTTAAAGGGCTTTGCTAACGATATAGAAAAATTTAGTGACAGTATTGCTGGACTAAAAGGGGTGAAATTCTCAAAATTAGTTCGTGCTGCTGTGCCAAAACATTAA